The following proteins are co-located in the Lentibacillus sp. JNUCC-1 genome:
- the allB gene encoding allantoinase AllB: MFDLIIKGGDVVFRDGVRRCDVGVKDEKITCIAEHIEDEAKETVDATGQYVMPGMVDTHVHISEPGRTEWEGFETGSKSLAAGGTTSYVEMPLNALPATTNTDALDLKLEAAPGQNYVDYGFYGGLIPGNVDDLKGLSDAGVLAFKCFISTCGSDIPGDFTNVDDYTLYKGMQKLAELDQILCIHAENPTVTDKLTEELVEAGKTTAMDYVESRPVFTEVEAVQRALLFAKETGCKLHLVHISTSEAVQAILKARAEGVNVTVESCPHYFAMTAEDVEEIGAYAKCMPPLRKKADQAKLWDELMAGNIDWLTSDHSPCTEDLKQGNVFEAWGGISGAQNNVDLMFDLAVKQRGLPVNRFVDLIATTPSERFNLPNKGEIAISKDADIILVDPNQSYTVKREDLYYKNKHSAYEGRKIDCRVTKTIVRGNVVFDLEKGIVGEPIGKLMSAK, encoded by the coding sequence ATGTTTGATTTAATCATTAAAGGAGGTGACGTCGTCTTTCGAGACGGCGTACGCCGATGTGATGTTGGTGTAAAAGATGAAAAAATCACCTGTATTGCTGAGCATATTGAAGATGAAGCGAAAGAAACGGTGGATGCGACGGGGCAATATGTTATGCCGGGCATGGTGGACACGCACGTCCATATCAGTGAACCGGGTCGCACAGAATGGGAAGGATTTGAAACCGGATCGAAATCTTTGGCTGCCGGCGGGACGACAAGTTATGTTGAAATGCCGCTCAATGCCCTTCCGGCAACGACAAATACGGATGCTCTTGATTTGAAACTGGAAGCTGCTCCAGGCCAAAATTATGTGGATTACGGCTTCTACGGCGGACTTATTCCAGGAAATGTTGATGACCTTAAAGGGCTAAGTGACGCTGGTGTGCTGGCATTTAAATGTTTTATCTCAACGTGTGGAAGCGATATTCCCGGCGATTTCACAAATGTGGATGACTACACGTTGTATAAAGGTATGCAGAAGTTGGCTGAACTCGACCAGATCCTATGCATTCATGCTGAGAACCCGACTGTAACAGACAAACTGACAGAGGAACTGGTGGAAGCCGGTAAGACGACAGCGATGGATTACGTTGAATCACGTCCTGTATTTACAGAAGTAGAAGCTGTTCAGCGTGCCCTTTTATTTGCTAAAGAAACCGGCTGTAAATTGCATCTGGTCCATATCAGCACATCAGAAGCAGTCCAGGCAATATTGAAGGCACGCGCTGAAGGCGTGAATGTAACGGTCGAATCCTGTCCGCATTATTTTGCCATGACAGCAGAGGATGTTGAAGAAATAGGCGCATATGCTAAATGCATGCCGCCGCTCCGAAAGAAAGCAGATCAGGCGAAATTGTGGGACGAACTGATGGCAGGAAATATAGACTGGTTGACATCTGACCACTCACCATGCACAGAAGACTTGAAACAAGGCAATGTTTTTGAGGCGTGGGGTGGTATCAGCGGCGCTCAGAACAACGTTGATTTAATGTTTGACCTGGCCGTTAAACAACGCGGTCTTCCAGTAAACCGGTTTGTTGATTTAATTGCCACAACACCGTCTGAACGGTTTAATCTGCCAAACAAAGGTGAAATTGCAATTTCCAAAGATGCCGATATTATTTTAGTCGATCCAAACCAGTCCTACACTGTTAAACGAGAGGATCTTTATTACAAAAACAAACACAGTGCCTATGAAGGCCGAAAGATTGATTGCCGTGTCACCAAGACAATCGTACGTGGAAATGTTGTGTTTGATTTAGAAAAGGGAATTGTAGGAGAACCAATCGGGAAATTAATGTCCGCTAAATAA
- a CDS encoding YfcC family protein produces MFMVLRHTGIIEIVVDKLARKFSGRSFLLIPILITVFATVATLIGTPELSLVYIPVIMPLMIALGYDSIVAAAIALCGTVIGFAAGVLNPINTGLAQKVSGLPVFSGLGFRLIIFIVVVSAAIAYILRYAKKVKDDDTRSLVYEDDQEKRKMYRDQGEVEEKHMTTRQKYAAITTLIFFGILVYGVIGRGWFMIEMSGLFIFMGIVVGLIAGLNTKEISEGFNQGFRDVLVGAIIVGIARAVAVVMEDGHIMDTIVYSLGSAVNELPPVLGAGGMYFIQLIINFFIPSGSGQALVTMPIMAPLSDLIGVTRQTAVLAFQLGDGFAHILYPTSGYFMAALTIAGVPYQKWLRFFLPLFVIFALISIVSLVIAQMIQWS; encoded by the coding sequence ATGTTTATGGTACTTCGCCATACAGGGATCATAGAAATCGTGGTCGATAAACTGGCGCGAAAGTTTTCCGGGAGAAGCTTTTTGCTGATTCCAATTCTCATTACTGTGTTTGCAACCGTTGCAACGCTGATTGGAACGCCAGAATTATCGCTTGTGTATATTCCAGTAATTATGCCACTGATGATTGCCTTGGGGTATGACTCGATTGTTGCGGCGGCAATTGCGCTTTGTGGGACGGTAATTGGTTTTGCTGCAGGCGTACTCAATCCGATTAACACAGGACTTGCGCAAAAAGTGTCTGGCCTGCCCGTATTTTCAGGACTTGGCTTTAGACTGATTATCTTTATTGTTGTCGTCTCTGCTGCAATTGCTTATATTTTGCGTTACGCTAAAAAGGTTAAAGATGATGACACGCGGAGTCTTGTCTATGAAGATGACCAAGAAAAAAGAAAGATGTATCGTGACCAGGGAGAAGTGGAAGAAAAACACATGACCACGCGTCAAAAATACGCTGCAATTACGACGTTGATATTTTTTGGAATATTGGTGTATGGCGTTATTGGGCGCGGCTGGTTTATGATTGAAATGTCCGGCTTGTTCATCTTCATGGGTATTGTGGTCGGCTTGATCGCCGGTTTAAATACGAAAGAGATTTCTGAAGGGTTTAACCAGGGATTTCGAGACGTGCTTGTAGGTGCGATCATTGTGGGCATTGCCCGTGCTGTGGCAGTTGTAATGGAAGACGGTCATATCATGGATACCATTGTTTACAGTCTTGGCTCAGCAGTGAATGAGCTTCCTCCAGTACTGGGAGCGGGTGGAATGTATTTCATTCAGTTGATTATTAACTTTTTTATTCCATCAGGCAGCGGGCAAGCGCTTGTTACCATGCCAATCATGGCCCCATTATCCGACTTAATTGGGGTAACAAGGCAGACAGCGGTTTTAGCCTTCCAGCTTGGTGACGGATTTGCACATATCTTGTACCCAACTTCAGGATACTTTATGGCTGCCCTTACCATAGCAGGCGTTCCATATCAAAAATGGCTCAGGTTTTTCCTGCCGCTTTTCGTCATATTTGCGTTAATATCAATTGTTTCACTGGTCATTGCTCAGATGATTCAATGGAGCTAA
- a CDS encoding RidA family protein: protein MRKTFNGKGVTASGPYSHAVDTGDYIYLSGQTAMNAEDTSIAEKVAGDITAQTKQCFKHLHAVLEEMNLDESNVVKVNVYLTSMKHFKAMNAVYETQFKKPYPARTCVAVLELPLEADVEIEFVAKRH from the coding sequence ATGAGAAAAACTTTTAATGGCAAAGGCGTAACAGCATCAGGACCGTATTCACACGCAGTGGACACTGGGGATTACATTTATTTATCCGGTCAGACAGCTATGAATGCTGAAGACACAAGTATTGCCGAAAAAGTGGCAGGAGACATCACAGCTCAGACGAAACAATGCTTTAAACATTTGCATGCAGTGCTTGAGGAAATGAACCTTGATGAATCCAATGTCGTTAAAGTCAATGTCTACTTAACGTCCATGAAGCATTTTAAAGCTATGAATGCAGTCTATGAAACTCAATTTAAAAAGCCATACCCTGCAAGAACGTGTGTCGCTGTATTAGAACTGCCGCTCGAAGCAGATGTGGAAATTGAGTTTGTAGCCAAGCGCCATTAA
- a CDS encoding NCS1 family transporter, whose translation MANLDATEIEKTAGVDGSLKANGPEDRTVGKIPYMFMWVGDGVNMGNMTLGASVVVAGVATLNIWQTIAAAVVAILIISGIFALNDRAGYKEGIPYVVQLRMSFGFKGTVISSLMRGVPAIIWYGIQSWIGGTALNEILKIFTDGAFDSVAICFVALQVVQIGLSLYGFTAIKWVESLASIVIMAAMVYVFIILMKDYRGDLYENWVLAEGSWGLPFFGYIMVFLGNYAAIFLNAADYSRELKTGISDTKRGLMYFSPIVMAYGAVLIIGTMVATVTGVTNPPSALAIVIDNPYVTVGVSAFIVMATIATNMVANIIPPTYVITMLTKARYKVAVTVTGLLAMGAFPWLLVQEDNSRGLDMFILIYSAFLGPIVAILLVEYYILRKQKVNLTDLYNTEGTYAGYNPAAMLALFIGAGAAFIKVDLAWIIGFIVAGITYILLSKYAFKGSKFKQGTIYEDKA comes from the coding sequence ATGGCTAATCTAGACGCAACAGAAATTGAAAAGACCGCTGGCGTCGACGGGTCCCTGAAAGCCAATGGTCCTGAAGATAGAACGGTTGGTAAGATCCCATATATGTTTATGTGGGTAGGCGACGGCGTTAATATGGGAAATATGACGCTTGGTGCCAGTGTTGTCGTGGCTGGAGTTGCCACGCTTAACATATGGCAGACAATTGCCGCAGCTGTTGTTGCAATTTTGATTATCTCGGGTATTTTTGCCTTGAATGACCGTGCAGGCTATAAGGAAGGTATTCCTTATGTTGTACAATTAAGAATGTCTTTTGGTTTTAAAGGAACAGTAATTTCATCCCTCATGAGAGGTGTACCGGCCATTATCTGGTATGGTATTCAAAGCTGGATTGGTGGTACAGCGCTGAACGAAATTCTGAAAATCTTCACAGATGGTGCCTTCGATAGTGTGGCCATTTGTTTCGTAGCGCTTCAGGTTGTTCAAATTGGTTTATCTTTATACGGGTTTACTGCTATTAAGTGGGTTGAGAGTCTTGCATCGATTGTGATCATGGCAGCAATGGTTTATGTATTTATTATCTTGATGAAAGATTACCGAGGCGACCTTTACGAAAACTGGGTACTTGCTGAAGGTTCATGGGGACTTCCGTTCTTTGGCTACATTATGGTCTTCTTAGGGAACTATGCTGCGATCTTCTTGAATGCGGCGGACTACTCTCGTGAATTAAAAACAGGTATCAGTGATACAAAACGGGGTTTAATGTACTTCTCACCTATAGTGATGGCTTATGGTGCTGTCCTGATTATAGGTACGATGGTGGCAACAGTAACCGGTGTTACAAATCCGCCGTCAGCTTTGGCGATTGTTATTGATAATCCATATGTAACAGTGGGTGTATCTGCGTTTATTGTAATGGCTACCATTGCAACAAACATGGTTGCCAATATCATCCCGCCAACTTATGTTATTACGATGTTAACGAAAGCAAGATATAAAGTAGCGGTAACCGTAACAGGTCTGCTCGCCATGGGTGCTTTCCCTTGGTTATTGGTTCAGGAGGACAACTCAAGAGGTCTTGACATGTTTATCCTGATTTACTCAGCGTTCTTGGGTCCAATTGTAGCTATCCTGCTTGTTGAATATTACATTTTAAGAAAGCAAAAAGTGAATTTAACAGATCTGTATAACACAGAGGGCACTTATGCCGGGTATAATCCTGCTGCTATGCTGGCACTCTTTATCGGTGCAGGTGCTGCCTTTATTAAAGTAGACCTTGCATGGATTATTGGATTCATAGTTGCTGGTATCACTTATATTCTGCTGTCCAAATATGCCTTCAAAGGATCAAAATTTAAACAGGGCACAATTTATGAGGATAAAGCCTAA
- a CDS encoding PucR family transcriptional regulator produces MKTLNDLFILEGMKECDVLAGHRGLNRNVQFVNISDTPDVIHFLDEHHLLLSTCYAFQNDPQKMCDLIQQMHDMNCSGLIIKVNRFLKQLPEEVKLLADDLAFPIIDLPTARTLGDLSRHILNYLNDHESEQLYYALHVQKEFSDMMLKEYTTNALVEHLGHFLVRPTLLLNHRGETIAKSHHFRPKEMLELQEKMIGMIQSNLSAARAGQTFTFKEDEHPPFTTFPIQTKRRYSSILVILDSLTLPYPSSQMAIEQAGNVISFTLIKEQAINENARLLKNNFFADLIEKRIHSEEEIISRANYYGLQENLHSVCMICTVDKDTKSYETLQLYEKKIGELHNYIYDQLEDEIAHSNISATLFTKETYFVMILQFPRYTDKEIALVENFAKTIQTNMDQTHTISFGISYPFHPLSNMSSAYHEAAEAISYGQNMHMKEFIYFYKAKEIKELLATIPKQDLKALYSSTLKDLAYPKTKEDQELLKTVEVYLNCQCEISEASRKLYVHRNTVKYRIKKVEELLNCTLHDPVNSLRIRVALVIGNILSDEQHEEETIV; encoded by the coding sequence ATGAAAACATTAAATGACTTATTCATCTTGGAGGGTATGAAAGAATGTGATGTCCTTGCAGGTCACCGAGGTTTGAATAGAAATGTTCAATTTGTCAATATATCTGACACGCCGGATGTCATTCATTTTCTGGATGAGCACCATCTGTTGCTCTCCACATGCTATGCTTTTCAAAATGACCCACAGAAAATGTGTGACCTTATCCAACAAATGCACGATATGAACTGCTCCGGGCTGATTATCAAAGTGAATCGTTTTCTTAAGCAACTGCCTGAAGAAGTGAAATTGCTGGCTGATGATCTTGCCTTCCCGATCATCGATTTGCCAACAGCACGGACGTTAGGCGATCTATCTCGCCATATCTTGAACTATTTAAACGATCACGAATCTGAACAGCTCTATTATGCTTTGCACGTTCAAAAGGAATTTTCCGATATGATGCTTAAAGAATACACCACCAATGCTCTCGTTGAGCACTTAGGACACTTTCTTGTCAGACCGACTCTGTTGTTAAATCATCGGGGTGAGACGATTGCAAAAAGCCATCATTTTCGGCCCAAAGAAATGCTTGAACTGCAAGAAAAAATGATAGGTATGATTCAATCCAACCTATCTGCTGCCCGCGCTGGCCAGACATTTACGTTTAAAGAGGACGAACATCCGCCGTTTACAACCTTTCCGATTCAAACAAAACGGCGTTATTCCAGCATTCTTGTTATTCTTGACTCCCTGACACTTCCGTATCCATCCTCACAGATGGCTATTGAACAAGCTGGGAATGTGATTTCATTTACTTTGATAAAAGAGCAGGCAATTAATGAAAATGCACGCCTTCTGAAGAATAATTTTTTTGCAGACCTGATTGAAAAGCGGATTCATTCCGAAGAGGAGATCATCAGCCGTGCAAATTATTATGGTCTTCAAGAGAATCTGCATAGTGTCTGTATGATCTGTACCGTTGACAAAGATACAAAAAGCTACGAAACACTGCAGCTATATGAAAAGAAAATTGGTGAATTGCACAACTATATTTATGATCAGCTCGAAGATGAAATTGCACATAGCAACATATCGGCGACCTTATTCACAAAAGAAACCTATTTCGTTATGATCCTGCAATTCCCCCGATATACAGACAAAGAGATAGCACTCGTGGAGAATTTCGCCAAGACCATTCAAACCAACATGGATCAGACGCATACAATTTCATTTGGAATCAGCTATCCTTTTCATCCGCTATCAAATATGTCAAGTGCCTATCATGAAGCTGCAGAAGCCATTTCATATGGTCAAAATATGCATATGAAAGAGTTTATCTATTTTTATAAAGCAAAAGAAATTAAAGAATTGCTTGCCACCATCCCGAAACAAGACTTAAAGGCGCTTTATTCAAGTACGCTGAAAGACTTAGCATATCCCAAAACAAAAGAAGACCAGGAATTGTTAAAAACTGTTGAGGTCTATCTGAATTGTCAATGTGAAATATCAGAAGCTTCACGAAAACTGTATGTACACCGAAACACCGTTAAATATCGCATTAAAAAGGTTGAGGAACTATTGAATTGCACACTTCACGACCCTGTCAACTCCCTGCGCATCAGAGTTGCACTCGTCATTGGAAATATATTATCAGATGAGCAACATGAAGAAGAAACAATTGTCTAA
- the fdrA gene encoding acyl-CoA synthetase FdrA: protein MIHTIIKKNSYQDSINLMLLTNELSAVEGVNKVQVMMATPANKDIFKGAGLHTEELEGAESNDMAIVVDAESKEKVDEVVERAEQYLKDQSISGGQQSFETVRTWDKAEKTLPNANMALISVPGQYAAEEGHAALDRGLHVFMFSDNVPMEDEVALKKKAHEKGLLVMGPDCGTGIIDGIPMAFANVVDKGRIGIVGASGTGIQEVSSIIDRMGEGVSHAIGTGGRDLKDPVGAITMMDGIKALENHSQTDVIAIISKPPAKEVRDEVVELLHSVSKPVVTIFLGEKPEQHEGNVYQAYTLAETAHIAVDLLKGNDIKEDYNAGDYSVEGVSLKEGQNAVKGLFSGGTLASETAVLLSDALGLGTQITNEEGYVFKKEGHEVVDLGDDKYTQGKPHPMIDPETRAKFIEQAAQDEKTAVIVLDFVLGYGSHEDMASALLPAIEKGVAHAKSEGRELYVVASVCGTTNDPQDYQGHIKRLREAGIIVKDNNNEAVRTALSIVGLEVDDVKKAHVDAPATNKDLSVSEQIQSFVNDRPSVINVGLKSFTDALVNNNAQVVQYDWRPIAGGNEKMRKILSLLK, encoded by the coding sequence ATGATTCATACAATAATCAAGAAGAATTCATATCAGGATTCCATTAACTTGATGCTGTTGACGAATGAATTGTCCGCAGTAGAGGGTGTTAACAAAGTTCAAGTTATGATGGCTACACCTGCCAACAAAGATATTTTCAAAGGCGCCGGTCTACACACTGAGGAGCTTGAAGGCGCAGAATCAAATGACATGGCCATTGTGGTCGATGCAGAGAGCAAAGAGAAAGTCGATGAAGTGGTAGAAAGAGCTGAACAGTATTTGAAAGACCAGTCCATCAGTGGCGGACAGCAAAGCTTCGAAACTGTACGTACATGGGACAAGGCCGAAAAAACACTGCCTAACGCAAACATGGCACTCATTTCCGTACCTGGTCAATATGCAGCTGAAGAAGGGCATGCAGCACTTGATCGCGGACTGCATGTATTCATGTTCAGTGACAACGTTCCTATGGAAGATGAAGTAGCTCTTAAGAAAAAGGCTCATGAAAAAGGTTTGCTCGTAATGGGCCCTGACTGTGGTACTGGGATTATTGACGGTATCCCAATGGCCTTTGCCAACGTTGTTGATAAAGGACGCATAGGTATTGTTGGTGCTTCCGGAACAGGTATTCAGGAAGTGTCATCCATTATTGACCGTATGGGCGAAGGTGTCAGCCATGCCATCGGTACAGGCGGACGTGACCTCAAGGATCCAGTTGGTGCCATCACAATGATGGACGGTATCAAAGCCCTTGAAAATCACTCACAAACAGACGTGATTGCCATTATTTCCAAGCCACCAGCTAAGGAAGTTCGTGATGAAGTTGTCGAATTGCTGCACAGTGTGTCAAAACCTGTTGTAACAATTTTCTTAGGTGAGAAGCCTGAACAGCACGAAGGCAATGTCTATCAGGCATATACGCTTGCTGAAACAGCTCACATCGCCGTCGACTTGCTGAAAGGCAATGACATTAAAGAAGACTATAACGCTGGTGACTACAGTGTTGAGGGTGTCTCTCTCAAAGAAGGACAGAACGCTGTAAAAGGCCTATTCTCAGGCGGTACACTTGCGTCCGAAACAGCTGTACTTCTCTCAGATGCACTTGGCCTTGGCACACAGATTACGAACGAAGAAGGCTATGTGTTTAAGAAAGAAGGCCATGAGGTTGTTGACCTTGGTGATGACAAATATACACAAGGCAAACCACATCCGATGATTGATCCTGAGACACGTGCTAAGTTTATCGAACAGGCAGCCCAGGACGAAAAAACAGCAGTCATTGTACTTGATTTTGTCCTTGGCTATGGTTCACACGAAGATATGGCCAGTGCGCTCTTACCTGCAATTGAAAAAGGTGTTGCACATGCCAAATCAGAAGGCCGTGAATTGTATGTTGTTGCATCTGTATGTGGCACAACAAACGATCCACAGGACTATCAAGGTCATATCAAGCGCCTGCGTGAAGCCGGCATCATCGTTAAAGACAACAATAACGAAGCTGTCCGCACAGCCCTTTCCATCGTCGGTCTAGAAGTTGACGATGTGAAGAAAGCGCACGTGGATGCTCCTGCTACTAATAAAGACCTAAGCGTGTCTGAGCAGATTCAGTCATTTGTTAATGACCGTCCATCTGTCATTAACGTTGGTCTGAAGAGCTTTACAGATGCACTTGTCAATAACAATGCACAAGTTGTCCAATACGACTGGCGCCCAATTGCTGGCGGCAATGAAAAAATGCGTAAAATTTTGAGCTTGCTCAAATAG
- a CDS encoding uracil/xanthine transporter, whose protein sequence is MKKELLDSSNWLGGLQWLMYIFVNTVVVPITIGAAYGLSQGEVVSIMQFSFMLGGIACVLQAVFGHKRAIMSGPSGLWWGVILALTSISAAQGVPLEVVGGSLTVGIIISGILTVLVGVTGIGYYLEKLFNPSVMGVFMFLFGVALCINFFEGMLGISGATGSETIDLSVAGLSFLVAIFVLILTIKAPNKVAKYSMLIGIVVGWPLFALLFDPESQLGGATGAIELHLFPLGAPAWNIGIIITAVITGILNLSKQYGSIKGSNFLYKGQEPTRKDYRNSFVITGTFGVFSGILGLVPFSPFVSSIGFLQQTGVVKRMPFIFGGVMFFVMGAIPSVGYFFTLLPLSIGSAVLFISYVQLFGSSWEWFKSVNINTLNLYRVGIPLFVGLILMTLPAVAFESLPGYVRPLLSNGLLMGTILSLILENMFKWDKYRVKHEVKGVM, encoded by the coding sequence ATGAAAAAGGAATTATTGGATTCAAGCAATTGGCTAGGCGGTTTACAATGGCTCATGTACATTTTTGTAAACACAGTCGTTGTACCAATCACAATTGGTGCGGCATATGGTTTGTCCCAAGGAGAAGTTGTGAGTATCATGCAGTTCTCGTTTATGCTCGGCGGGATTGCCTGTGTGCTGCAGGCGGTATTTGGACATAAGCGGGCCATTATGTCCGGTCCATCAGGTCTATGGTGGGGTGTCATATTGGCTCTAACTTCTATTTCCGCTGCCCAAGGGGTTCCATTGGAAGTCGTAGGAGGCAGTCTCACAGTCGGAATTATCATTTCAGGTATTCTCACGGTTTTAGTCGGCGTAACAGGAATCGGATATTACTTGGAAAAACTCTTTAATCCGAGTGTCATGGGTGTTTTTATGTTCTTATTTGGAGTGGCTTTATGCATTAACTTCTTTGAAGGAATGCTCGGCATCTCCGGAGCAACAGGATCTGAGACGATAGATTTGAGTGTTGCAGGCTTATCTTTTTTGGTGGCGATATTTGTTCTCATTCTAACCATTAAGGCACCAAATAAAGTTGCCAAATATTCTATGCTGATTGGCATCGTTGTCGGGTGGCCGTTGTTTGCTTTGCTATTTGATCCGGAAAGTCAATTGGGCGGTGCAACTGGAGCGATTGAACTGCATCTGTTTCCACTAGGCGCACCGGCATGGAACATTGGTATCATCATTACAGCCGTTATTACCGGCATATTAAATCTCTCCAAGCAGTACGGGTCGATTAAAGGGAGTAACTTTTTATATAAAGGCCAGGAGCCGACTCGCAAAGATTATCGTAATTCATTTGTGATTACAGGAACATTTGGCGTCTTTTCTGGCATACTAGGGCTTGTCCCATTTTCACCATTTGTGTCATCCATCGGTTTTTTACAGCAAACTGGCGTCGTAAAGCGAATGCCGTTTATCTTCGGTGGGGTTATGTTTTTTGTGATGGGCGCGATTCCGTCTGTCGGATACTTTTTTACGCTGCTTCCACTTAGTATCGGGAGCGCGGTCCTGTTTATCTCTTATGTTCAGCTTTTTGGTTCCTCTTGGGAATGGTTCAAAAGTGTCAACATTAACACACTTAACCTTTATCGGGTTGGCATTCCGCTGTTTGTTGGTCTTATTCTGATGACATTGCCAGCAGTTGCATTTGAATCTTTGCCGGGGTATGTCAGACCGCTACTTTCAAACGGGCTGCTCATGGGAACAATACTGTCACTCATATTGGAAAATATGTTTAAGTGGGACAAGTACCGTGTAAAACATGAAGTAAAAGGGGTGATGTAA
- a CDS encoding allantoinase, with amino-acid sequence MATYDVIIKNGTVVTAENTIEADVAIKDGKIIKVASTIEADSNETINAEGLHVFPGVIDSHVHFNEPGRADWEGLETGSKSLAAGGATTFFDMPLNSTPPVIDKENLLKKRDIAAEKSVVNPMFWGGLVPENIENLKELHENGVIGFKAFMSPSGIDDFNNADDATLYNGMKQIQSLGSLLAVHAESTVICEQLAAEKQANGQTSARDFVESRPIISEIEAVRRVISFAEATGCKLHIVHASSRKVVQVIEAAKKRGVDVTVETCPHYLSLTVKDLEEQGGVAKCMPPLRDQDEVGELWEALKNGEINTVGSDHSPAPADMKTITDNYFEGWGGISGAQSLLNILLTEGYFKRSVPLEKIAEVTATNPAKIFNLPAKGSIAAGYDADIALVDLSESFTLEKDDLFYRHQHSPYVGRTYQGNVKQTIVGGKVIFENGKIK; translated from the coding sequence ATGGCTACGTATGATGTCATTATCAAGAACGGTACTGTTGTAACTGCGGAAAACACAATCGAAGCAGATGTCGCCATTAAGGACGGCAAAATCATTAAAGTTGCCAGCACCATTGAAGCAGATTCAAATGAAACAATAAATGCTGAAGGGTTGCATGTGTTCCCTGGTGTGATTGATTCACATGTTCACTTTAATGAACCTGGCCGAGCGGATTGGGAAGGGCTGGAAACGGGGAGCAAGAGTCTGGCAGCGGGTGGTGCAACGACATTTTTTGATATGCCGCTGAATAGTACACCTCCAGTCATAGATAAAGAGAACTTGCTTAAAAAGCGCGATATAGCTGCTGAGAAATCAGTCGTTAATCCAATGTTCTGGGGAGGGCTCGTTCCAGAAAACATTGAGAACCTCAAAGAGCTGCATGAAAACGGCGTAATTGGTTTTAAGGCATTTATGTCACCAAGCGGTATCGATGATTTCAATAATGCAGATGACGCCACTCTGTATAACGGTATGAAGCAAATCCAGTCACTTGGATCTTTACTGGCTGTGCATGCCGAGAGCACGGTGATTTGTGAACAGCTCGCTGCAGAGAAGCAAGCAAACGGTCAAACAAGTGCCCGTGACTTCGTAGAGTCCAGACCCATTATTTCTGAGATTGAAGCAGTGAGACGTGTGATTTCTTTCGCGGAGGCAACAGGATGTAAATTGCATATTGTCCATGCCAGCAGCCGCAAAGTGGTTCAAGTCATTGAAGCAGCCAAAAAACGCGGTGTTGATGTAACAGTTGAAACGTGTCCGCATTACTTGTCACTTACGGTCAAAGACCTTGAGGAACAAGGTGGTGTAGCTAAGTGCATGCCACCGCTTCGTGATCAAGATGAAGTGGGTGAGCTTTGGGAGGCACTGAAAAATGGTGAAATTAATACGGTGGGGTCGGATCACTCTCCAGCTCCTGCTGATATGAAAACCATCACCGACAACTATTTTGAAGGTTGGGGCGGTATCTCTGGGGCTCAGAGCCTGCTGAACATCCTTTTGACAGAAGGATATTTCAAACGTAGTGTACCACTTGAGAAAATTGCCGAAGTCACTGCAACCAACCCGGCAAAAATATTTAACTTGCCGGCCAAAGGCTCAATTGCAGCGGGTTATGATGCTGACATTGCCTTGGTTGATTTAAGTGAAAGTTTCACGTTGGAAAAAGACGATTTATTCTATCGTCATCAGCATTCACCTTATGTTGGAAGAACGTATCAAGGCAATGTAAAACAAACCATCGTGGGTGGCAAGGTCATCTTTGAAAATGGTAAGATCAAATAG